The proteins below are encoded in one region of Longimicrobiales bacterium:
- a CDS encoding calcium-binding protein: MRMHYSMGLLLGVVALVPACRESPTEPQLAPVALFATRVQGPVCNGAQATLWAGMPEELIPDGAIVRLREHGGAWDIRGTASRDVIVGSDGSDRLRGRGGNDLICAGEGDIVWGNEGNDHIVAHGAAFMRGGAGNDRIIGGAGDDRMLGGPGNDVLFGGPGSDFFGGCGGHDVAQDFDSTRDHFSGSVETGIPAGTPHEDMPQDEDGCSGGGDHDEGGCGGSGGDHEDGGDHEDGGCGGGGEHDEVPAR, translated from the coding sequence ATGAGGATGCATTACAGCATGGGGCTCCTGCTCGGGGTCGTTGCACTCGTGCCTGCGTGCAGGGAAAGCCCGACCGAGCCACAGCTTGCACCGGTTGCGCTCTTTGCCACCCGGGTGCAGGGCCCGGTGTGCAACGGTGCACAGGCGACGCTCTGGGCCGGCATGCCGGAGGAGCTGATCCCGGACGGCGCGATCGTGCGGCTGCGCGAGCACGGCGGCGCATGGGACATCCGCGGCACCGCCAGTCGTGACGTCATCGTGGGGTCGGACGGCTCCGACCGCCTGCGCGGCCGGGGCGGCAATGACCTGATCTGTGCAGGCGAAGGGGACATCGTGTGGGGCAATGAAGGAAACGATCACATCGTCGCTCATGGTGCTGCATTCATGCGCGGCGGCGCCGGCAACGACCGCATCATCGGTGGAGCTGGAGACGACCGCATGCTGGGCGGGCCCGGCAACGACGTGCTCTTCGGCGGACCGGGCAGCGACTTCTTCGGCGGCTGCGGCGGCCACGACGTCGCACAGGACTTCGACTCCACACGCGACCACTTCAGCGGCAGCGTCGAGACAGGTATTCCTGCGGGCACCCCTCACGAGGACATGCCGCAGGATGAAGACGGCTGCAGTGGCGGCGGCGATCACGACGAGGGTGGCTGCGGCGGCAGCGGCGGTGATCACGAAGACGGCGGGGACCACGAGGACGGTGGCTGCGGTGGTGGCGGAGAGCACGATGAGGTACCCGCCCGCTGA